From Calliphora vicina chromosome 3, idCalVici1.1, whole genome shotgun sequence:
CAATAGGCACACTCACATAACTGCAAGACACCAGCCTCACCAAGACCGTGTTCAACGAATGTTTTTTTCCGGTGTAAATGTCAATATTACAAATAGGTACCCTATTTCTGACACACATAAGCACCAAGGTTTGATTCCCATTAAGGATAATGTATTGTTTCATGGTGTTGTGTCCTTCAAACTTTACCATATGTTCATCGATTGGCAGCTTTTTGAATACGTATATGCTCCTGACATAGCCTTGTTAATGTGATATAAAATTGGTCGGATTTTATAGCCACGGTCTCTAACTTATTGGAGTCGCAAAAGTGAGGATTAGCTGTTATTTCTTCAAATCTGAGCCGTAGCATGACACCAGCGATATGAGCTTGGTGAAAAGTTGGATCAGACGTGTTGATTGGAGCTTCACCAAGTTCATTCGAAACTTAGCCACGGTCAGAGTGAACATACGTCCTTTTTGCAAAGCATATAGTTTGTAACTGATTCATCGTCATCATCTATGGAATCGCAAAGTAAAATGTGTTGGATTTGCTCTATGCGAAGGAAAAAGAAACGATCTCGGGCTGATCCacacatttttaactttaatactcttttcattaatttttcgcTCAAAATCTAGaactttaatttcaaattagagGTTCTAGATGCAGAGGTTTTTAGGAATGCTAATTTTCACTTCAACAAATAGGCAAACATAATTGCCAAACATAATTTGATTAGCTGAAGGCAGATTGGAGTTTACGATAACTTCTCCATTTTATTTTCTGATAGATAAATACCGAATCCAAAACATAATTTACTGTCAACCGCAGTAGCAGCCCTAGGCATAAAGTCCCTTGTTTGGCCAAATTCGGAGCCTCGTTGGCAGAAATTGGGAGCAGATAGGCACTTGCACTCAACTACGTTATTGTTGCCCCAATTGTCTTCTGTAAAACAGTCTTTGACCTGGACCaatatataaactaaaaatcCTCGGGCAAGCATACTTGCCTAtggtcgtcaaagggttaagaACCAAATCTGATAACGATAAATCAAATGAGAAATTAGAGAAGTtagtggtttaaaaataattgtttatgtaATTTATCCATAGACGTTTAAATACAAGATAATTATTATAGGGATGAAACGTAaagttttgacaaaaaaaaaatatttttaaacattcacTCTTCTGATTTCGATAATATTTggaattaatattttctatgatcatgcaaaatttaaagttcagaaattcgaaattaaatttaggTTGGGACCATGGGGGTTTTGGgagataattaaaatttattcatataaTTGACAAGAAGTATTTACGTTTTTGTGTATATTGGTATAACTAATTGtccaatttttataaacttaatctaatataaatccttaaaagttttttattctAAGTAATGtattactcaaaaaaaaaaacatttttaacagattaaCATGATAATTATTCCTATGAAAAATTATATCTCAGAATCACGTCTTTCATTTTTGAATTCTCTCTtcataaacattattttaaaaaaattaataaaaatgaaaatactttgatttttatttacacatttggtaacaaatgattgaccataaatagcccgtaagattggaatcttaaaaactaaaattgtcaaCATCATTGGTCATAAATAGAAAACTAGAAAATTAACTATCGGAGGGCCCGCCGAAGAGAGGAGGTGAAACGAAAAATAACATCATGACGACAAAAATAAGTATGGAAAGTTTCTTCGAGAAAATTaggaacaaatacaacattcatACTAGCAGCTTACTGAAGAAATATAGCAGAGAGATGGAGAGATTGGCTAAATTGATGGAGagaacaacatttttacaagaaTGCAGACACATGGGAATCATACCAACACATGTAAGAAACAGTACAAGAACATTAAAACAATTAGTTACAACAAAAACATCACGGATAGACATAGAGAAAATAGAGACAAACTTACATGcaaagttattgaacatagaGATAAAAGATACACATACAAACACAACATATACAAGATCAGAGATCAGAAAGATTGAAAAGGAGATGAAAAATACACTTGACAAAATGGAACTTACGAAATTCAAGAACCAACAGTGggataaattttacaatatcaGATCGAGGATAAAACTTACACATTCAATGAAGATGACGAAATTGAAACACGAGAAGTTTGAGAAACTGAACCTCGTATACAATGACGACTGGTTTATTAACCACACGAGTATAGAGTTTGAAATGGAACATAAATGGTTATTATCACTGGGGAACAAGTTTGCAATACCAGTAGATAGAAAGAATTTCACACCTATACCGCTTATAGCTGACATGGAACAATGGGTTCAGGGTATAAAAGATGATACAGAAAAGGACATAACGCGATCGAAAATAGCGAACAGAATTGCATACTTCAAAAGGAATCTTAGGAATACGGGGAAAGATAAATTTATACTGAGTATATACGAGGTCACCAGGAACTTCATTAAGAAACACGAGAAGGACATAATTATAACTACGGCAGACAAGGGGAATAAAACTGTGATATTATATAGGAGAGATTATATGGGGAAAATGTACCAATTATTAGATGACAAGAGCACATACAGGAAAATTGAAATTGACCCAACAACTAGTCTTCAGAAAAGGAACAATAACTTAATTACACAATTGGGAAAAGATGGGTACATTACCAGATACGAGAAATGCAACATGACGACACAAGCGGCAGCAGCACCTGAGTTATATGGACTGCCAAAGATACACAAAGACGGAATACCACTTCGACCGATATCTGCATCCATGAAGGTACCGTGTTACAGTCTTTCGAAGTATATTGGAACAATTTTGAGGAATATTGTGTCGCCcaaatacaatatacaaaattcagtagaatTAAAACGAAAACTGGAAAGCGTCTCATTGGAAAATGACGATATTATGGTCTCTTTCGACGTGGTATCATTATTCACTAATATACCGATTCACTTGGCTATAAGGAATATACTTGACAAATGGAAAACACTTAAGGAACACACGGCAATACCaaggcaaacatttttgaaaattcttcaGTTTTGTTTAACTGATAATAACTATCTCACTTTTGACAataaattttaccatcaaaCATATGGTATGCCAATGGGAAACCCCCTATCGCCAACAATTGCAAATATTGTACTTGACACACTACTGGACGATGTAATTGACGAATTAAGGGCTAATAATATAGAGATTAAGTTTATCACTAAGTATGTGGATGACTTGTTTGCGATTATAAGGAAATCGGACGAAGAgaagatattaaaaacaatgaaCGTTTATCACAATAAGATACAATTTACAATAGAACGCGAGAAGAATATGTCAATACCGTATCTGGACATCAATATCATCAAGGATAATGGAAGAATAAGGACAAATTGGTACACGAAACCCACATCTTCAGGTAGAATGGTTAACTTCAACTCTACACAACCATTGAAAATGAAGATAAGTACAGCGACGAATTTAATAAGGAAAGTATTACAGATAAGTGATGTTGAATACAGGAAAACCAATATTAatagaataagaaaaatacttacaaagaATAGTTACCCAACATATATGACGAACAATTTAATCAACaaagtactaaaatatgaaaaacagcagaaaaatccaAACACTGAGgaggaaaaagttttttacagtgtaCCATTTATTCCCAAACTAACGGAGACAAAAACAATGAAGAGAATGATCAcagagaaaacaacaacaatagcttaCAAATCAAATATGACACTGAGGCATCTatttacaaacaacaaaacaaaaattgacaaACTTAAGAGTGATAATGTGGTCTATGAGATAAAATGTGACGGTAATGAAAGGGAGAGATGTAACTTGGTTTACATTGGTACGACAAAGAGAATGTTGGGGACGAGAGTTAATGAACACAAAACAGatattgaaaaaggaaaaataacgaCGGCATTATCTCTGCACGTAAGGGAGTGCAATCATAGGATGGATTTTGACAATATTAAGATATTGGACAGAGAACAAAAAGAGAACAAACGATACACTCTTGAAAGCTtaagaatacaacaaaaaatacacaatacaatGAACACGAAAGAGGACAAGGATAACACAAAACTGCAATATTCCGctgcaatatttaattattaaatcagttgaagttctgtgatattagtattaagtttgacttatagtatatgtttgtgttgtaatgattatttatttatttattaattctgtgtcgtgaagtccagttttttaaataataagttaattgacaatgtaaacaatagaatttcGTAAGTTGAACTGTGATATCTTAAgtttttcaatgatttataataaaatatttatatgtttttgtcgctagaattcaacaataaaagaaaacccctgaagaagtttgaaacaaacaaacgaaacgttgggtaaataataataaaaatgaaaatactttgatttttatttacacatttggtaacaaatgattgaccataaatagcccgtaagattggaatcttaaaaactaaaattattttatactgtTGCGAAAAACGTGCCAAATGGAATGGAAAAGGGCTCCTAAAGATGCCATAAGACAAATAGTATTTTTGCAAACTACGTAGCATATTTCATACTACATTTTTACTTAAGCAGGGTATTTTTTgatacaatatataaaacatattaaaatctCTTGATCTAGTATAACACAGATACATgcaatttatcatattttagtatatgtataatatgtaggtggaccttattttattattttcgattttttaaaaaaattgttcaaatgtttgagctcgatcggttaaatGCACTCCCCACGATTACAATAGAATAGTATAATACAGGAACCGTAAcaattatgacatttataataaaaatcacaacataattgttattttctgatttttatttttttgtcagaaataattgttattttttatttttattttttttttgtcaggaatatttgtcagactttgatttttatttttatacccttcaccacgagtagcaagggtatatataagtttgtcattccgtttgtaatttctacatttttctaccgaaatttttttttttttaccaaaattttttttttccaaattgttttttaattttttaaaaaaaagttttttccaaatttttttttttagtttttaaatacttttttttggaaaaaaatatatgacaaaaaaattttttggtaaaaaaaaattcgtgttaaaaagtattttttccgattttgatccattgtaggtcaaagccttatatacatcgttgcaatgtactttgaaatatctatcattagatatccataatgcctatattaatgactagttatccagatatagatcaaaaataggtcaaaaatcgaggttgtcccgttatctcagccatttgtaggcagatattctcgattttaaatggcaaccgagccggaagaattgccgatatattgatgtatcaatcatgtttgtaagttatttgggggcaactaaaagttgatttcaacatacagccgaatagaaggacagacggacatggcgatatcggcttcgctatctataacgatccagaatatttatactttgtggggtcgcaaatgaaaaatgtagcaattacaaacggaatgacaaacttatatatacccttgccactcgtggtgatatatctgacaaaaaaaattaaaatcaaaaaataacaattatttctgacaaataaaataaaaatcaaagtctgacaaatattcctgacaaaaaaaataaaacccaaagtctgacaaatattcctgacaaaaaaaaaataaaaatcaaagtctgacatcATAATCGcccaaaaaatatacaacatttcgctatctctcgaagagaaattccaaatattgaaaaatttgacttttgaccttcacgatttaaagtttaacgttttccaattttagtgaaactttcagagtatatttagaattatctggaatataatattctgaataggttttacttaaaattcataagagtaaggaaatagagctcattggcctaaaaattgccaaataattggtttttctcgaaaatttcaaaatttaaatcgcaggtacggaaaaactataagagatattttcataattttttcacatttttattccctattatactcttaataaatcccaatgagatgatcaaaaaattctgaaatttgtttaacaaaatttttaaaaatttgaaaatggagttttgaaactgccgttaaaaaaattaaatttttttgttcatacctaagaataggttaacggtatcctacgaagacaaaaactcatatacaagtaaatatgaacatattttaagtaaaaatgagcttttattttaatatttctcaaaatatgttaattttgttcctacatttcatgttctagtggcctgagacacgttaatggcctggcgaatttttaataactttaacattttttgaccgatttctgttttttatgtctcattagaacgacaattacgtaaacatttcgattcttttaaattaaattacaaaagtaattttttaatggcaaaatttttacaaaaactgaaaaaaatgcattttttccccttgtaaatgcatctcaaaactgcacgtcttaaccccaaccgatttacctaaaattttttcaggatgatttttttgctaatgttcaccaaactggagggtgagaatggccaaaatccaacattcgtttattaagggccaccctagtgtacatGTATATGTCCCGAAAGGTAAGAAGAACTACGCCACACCCGTCAGAGCCGCTACCACTTTGCCAATCCATGATTTACGTTGTGATATTGTTCAATAACATCAGCACCAAACTAcactacatatatatttattttatgaacTACCCTTCCATCAACATGAACATCATCAtcctttttcttaatttttgttctGATGAATACAATAAACTACTTCGAAAAGAAGACTGTTTAAGTAAACAGTGACTTAGTGtgcattttgttattttactttAGAATAGAAATATTTACACAATAGAATCGCTTAAGTTAGTATGTAATGAAAAGGTTTGTTATTACAAGTAACATAAGTATGCACTTGCATACTTATGTTACGAAGTAGCTATTTTACTGAAACAACAATGTGGCATTATTCTAAACATCTTCTAGCTGAAGAGGAACATGAATTGGGGAAGTAGAGACAAAAGATTCAATTGCTTTGTTTTTCGAAGTTTTAGAAAACtgtttacaaaataatacattAAGAATTGTTGATATTTTGGTTTTCCAActgaaataacttttatattatGGAAACACAAACAAACGTGTATCGATACATGTGGGTTGTGGCAAATAACAAGTAAGTAGTAAATACATACGAGAGTTGTTTGATCATGTAACAACTATCATGGAAGCAATTTCATATCATAGTAATtacttatatacatttttgagctGTGATTTAATCCAAAccctaatttatttatttacttcgATATCAAAGTTCTAAAAACAGtagattaatttagtttttcaaataaattagaaaagaaGATTTTTATTAGCCGATAACCTTATGTAATTAAAATACATGCAACATTATTTACGTCGAAAACCCCTTGAATGTAAGTACTAGAGGTgtgataaataaatacattaaaaacatATGTCACATCTTTCGTTGGTTCTTCTGTTGATGTCGTATGCCTAAAAGTTGTGAAATATAAAATCACATCCCAATTTCGAAAaccaaatttacaaaattatcttGATTTTATTTTCGACATTGCTATCTTGCTGGAcgtattaaaatatatgtagcAATTcttttcatataaagtttgttgttgaaaattaaattgttacggatattaaatttattttgacttaaaaatacgCAAGAAGTGTAATCGGTCTTTAATTTTTCGAGGACGTCGTAGAAACACTGTTATAGAAACTGGTGAGCGATATTAAGCTCGTCCAACGTGTTATcgcaatttaattaattacaagTGGTTCCAATAATAAGATGCTGCATAGAAAACTATGTTGATTTGCAATGGTGCATTTGTTTGCTTCAGACATCTTTATTTTTGGCTTTATAAAACCTTGAGTATATGAAATCAAGTCAAAGGATCAAAAGCTCCTCAACTGAACTTATAGTCATAGCCAAGCTAAAGTCCCTAAAATTTGTTAATGATTcattacaattaaattatttggcttaaacgattttaaaaaattctaactaGGCCCAGATGAAGAATAGGACTACTCATGATAAAATTGGTCATTATATAGGGtcgtgtttttataccctccaccaccataagtggtgactgaggctatatataagtttgtcattccgtgtgtaacattgagaaatattcatctgagacccaacaaagtatatatattattgatccttatgaaattctaagtcgattgagccatgtccgtctgtctgtccgtctgtgtaaaacacgctcacgtccaaaatacgcaaacaaacttagtagagttgcaagaaaaatgtttattattgtcctaagcagtttggtattgaaaatcagtacagtggaaccaaagttatgaatgaaaatgtgggacaacctcaaaaaaaaattgataattttcacatatttttggacattttttgtaaatatattgcatatatttgtaaatatacatcataaaattttgcactcgttacttttatgataaaaggagtaactctggtaaaaattataagaatcggttcatgatgtctcctagcccccatacaaatttcttcccgaaatatagttctatggtctataaatgcctacagaataggaatatccacagcaaaaataagtttcgtggtaaaagaaattatattacaaaatttttcgtggatcggcccatatttgaccatagcctccatataatgtatacttccgaaaatctcttaaataagcataaatgtcttataaatgtcgctatcaagttgaaattcgacataaataatccccatatataccaaaatcgttgtacctaattctattctagctcccatataaggaccacttccgaaaaacacaataacctacataaatatctaaaaaatatcaatatcaaaactaaatttcacacacatccgtatatttatatttagaaccactgcattttgtgaatatcggtctatatttgaccatagctcccatataaggtccacttccaaaaattagTTAagtcataaatctcttataaatacatttatcatgctaaaattcgtcaaaaattatactcatatacagtggggagctcaaatgagtacatgtttctatttagtgcacttcttatggaataaaaataaaactaataaagcaaatccaaaaattgtttctgtcatttattttatgtttaatatgtaacaaaatgaattacaattcaaaacaaaaaacatacagttctaaataaaaaaacagacaaaactaaaataactcgcatgtactcaattttgcaccccacaataactttagggaagaattgcattttttaaaaaaatttgcaaaatcctttattaagtaaataaaattttacacgcattggcatattttctataaatttttcattaactttttttggaatactctctctctctctcgtgctcaatccgctgttaaagctcgtacaaattggtaggagttaatcggtattgtttcaaccgccaattcacgattcactaaaaattctcaataggattgaactcaggacattgagctaataactgcattaataagacatttttctaggaacaccattctttacgatttttgacgtgtgtattgggtcaccatcctattgaaaaattacttcttctgcaggatAAGCATTATAATCTACAAAGTCAAAAGATGAATGTGAAAAATACAAAGATATTTACGTATTCAGGTCGGTATATCGAATTTTTCTCACTAAaccatttttcaaagtttttcatgAGTGCTTTAATTCGCCGTCCTGCTGTAAAATAACAGATTCGACATGATTGGCGCTCTTATCCACAAAATCGGAATGGCAAGTCTATAAATTCGGTATGATTAGTCTTCAATATACGCAGATAGTCTTCTTAACTCATTATTTcgccgattttttcaaaattggtgacacagtaaggaaaaagtaaaacacggtaatgatatggggttgctttatatggtgccaccttggacccatgcaaagaatcaatgaaataatgggaaaagaaaaccatctgcgtattttgcagactcaccatacctattttgtagtctcatcatcacatttttgtatataaaagaggaaatcctgcagaagaaataatttttcaataggatggtgacccaatgcacacgtcaaaaatcgtaaagaatggtgttcctagaaaaatgttttattaatgcTGTTATTAGCTCAATGtcctgagttcaatcctattgagattttttagtgaatcgtgaattggcggttgaaacaataccgattaactcctaccaatttgtacgagctttaacagcggattgagcacgagagagagagagtattccaaaaaaagttaaggaaaaatttatagaaaatatgccaatgcgtgtaaaattttatttacttaataaaggattttgcaaatttttttaaaaaattcaattcttccctaaagttattgtggggtgcaaaattgagtacatgcgagttattttagttttgtctgtttttttatttataactgtatgttttttgttttgaattgtaattcat
This genomic window contains:
- the LOC135955643 gene encoding uncharacterized protein LOC135955643 translates to MTTQAAAAPELYGLPKIHKDGIPLRPISASMKVPCYSLSKYIGTILRNIVSPKYNIQNSVELKRKLESVSLENDDIMVSFDVVSLFTNIPIHLAIRNILDKWKTLKEHTAIPRQTFLKILQFCLTDNNYLTFDNKFYHQTYGMPMGNPLSPTIANIVLDTLLDDVIDELRANNIEIKFITKYVDDLFAIIRKSDEEKILKTMNVYHNKIQFTIEREKNMSIPYLDINIIKDNGRIRTNWYTKPTSSGRMVNFNSTQPLKMKISTATNLIRKVLQISDVEYRKTNINRIRKILTKNSYPTYMTNNLINKVLKYEKQQKNPNTEEEKVFYSVPFIPKLTETKTMKRMITEKTTTIAYKSNMTLRHLFTNNKTKIDKLKSDNVVYEIKCDGNERERCNLVYIGTTKRMLGTRVNEHKTDIEKGKITTALSLHVRECNHRMDFDNIKILDREQKENKRYTLESLRIQQKIHNTMNTKEDKDNTKLQYSAAIFNY